The following are from one region of the Hydrogenophaga sp. BPS33 genome:
- a CDS encoding acyl-CoA synthetase, with protein sequence MQIPPMHDYDRTVAQFRWELPTHFNFGRDVVDRFAAGDDRWALIASRADGSSTRYRFSDIARASSQIAALLQRQGVGVGDRVLVQLPRIAQWHMVMTACAKLGAVPVPCVEMLTDKDVAYRIQHSGAVAVVTTPGNVHKYAGCDGLRLRLCTGAAPGWLDMGAEMAREATDFACHDTPIEAPAIIYYTSGSSGMPKGVTHAARGLYAWRLSAAYWQQVGPGDIHWCTADTGWAKSGTGVLYAPWGQGATVVVHDGPFDPAQRLQRMAELGVTVFCAAATEFRHFLQCDLSAYDLSRLRLCVSAGESVNPEVVQRWKAGTGVALLDGYGQTETLMTVLNYGCLPVKPGSMGKPIPGTSFDVLDEQGEPAGAGVVGRIAMQLPNPQFMLGYWSDPVRTQEGIAQTPHGSYWITGDLGYRDEEGYYFYSGRDDDIIKSSGYRIGPMEVENALMEHPAVVETAVIGVPDAERGAIVKAFVVLRAGETASATLVQALQDHVKRVTAPYKYPREIAFCDSLPKSAAGKLLRRVLRDGEAQNRRQHEGHISGG encoded by the coding sequence ATGCAGATCCCGCCCATGCACGACTACGACCGCACGGTGGCGCAATTCCGCTGGGAATTGCCCACCCATTTCAATTTCGGGCGCGACGTGGTGGACCGCTTTGCTGCTGGCGACGACCGATGGGCGCTGATTGCGTCACGCGCCGACGGCTCGTCGACCCGGTACCGTTTCTCCGACATCGCGCGCGCAAGTTCGCAGATCGCGGCGCTCCTGCAACGCCAGGGTGTGGGCGTGGGTGATCGCGTGCTGGTGCAGTTGCCCCGCATTGCCCAGTGGCACATGGTGATGACCGCATGCGCCAAGCTCGGCGCCGTGCCCGTGCCCTGCGTGGAGATGCTGACCGACAAGGACGTGGCCTACCGCATCCAGCACAGCGGTGCCGTGGCTGTGGTGACGACGCCCGGCAACGTGCACAAGTACGCGGGCTGCGACGGCTTGCGCTTGCGCCTTTGCACGGGGGCGGCGCCGGGCTGGCTGGACATGGGCGCGGAAATGGCGCGCGAAGCGACCGATTTCGCCTGCCACGACACGCCCATCGAAGCGCCGGCCATCATCTACTACACGTCCGGCTCCAGCGGCATGCCCAAGGGCGTGACCCATGCGGCGCGCGGCTTGTACGCCTGGCGTCTGTCGGCCGCCTACTGGCAGCAGGTGGGGCCGGGCGATATCCACTGGTGTACCGCCGACACCGGCTGGGCCAAGTCTGGCACGGGCGTGCTCTACGCCCCCTGGGGTCAGGGTGCGACGGTCGTCGTCCACGACGGGCCCTTCGACCCGGCGCAGCGCTTGCAACGCATGGCCGAGTTAGGGGTTACCGTGTTCTGCGCCGCAGCCACCGAATTCCGCCACTTCCTGCAATGCGATCTCTCGGCCTACGACCTCTCGCGCCTGCGCTTGTGCGTGTCGGCTGGCGAGTCGGTCAACCCGGAGGTGGTGCAACGCTGGAAAGCCGGTACCGGCGTCGCCCTGCTTGACGGCTATGGGCAGACCGAGACCCTGATGACCGTCCTGAACTACGGCTGCCTGCCGGTCAAGCCGGGCTCCATGGGCAAGCCCATTCCGGGCACGTCTTTCGATGTATTGGACGAACAGGGGGAGCCTGCCGGCGCCGGCGTGGTGGGGCGCATCGCGATGCAACTGCCCAATCCGCAGTTCATGCTCGGCTACTGGAGCGACCCGGTTCGCACCCAGGAGGGCATTGCCCAGACGCCGCACGGGTCTTATTGGATCACCGGGGATCTGGGTTACCGCGACGAAGAGGGCTACTACTTCTACAGCGGCCGCGACGACGACATCATCAAGTCTTCGGGCTACCGCATCGGCCCCATGGAAGTGGAAAATGCCCTCATGGAACACCCGGCGGTGGTCGAAACCGCCGTGATCGGCGTGCCCGACGCAGAGCGTGGTGCCATCGTCAAAGCCTTCGTGGTGCTGCGGGCGGGCGAGACCGCCAGCGCGACCTTGGTACAAGCGCTGCAGGACCATGTGAAGCGCGTGACCGCCCCGTACAAATACCCGCGCGAGATCGCTTTCTGCGACAGCTTGCCGAAAAGCGCCGCGGGCAAACTGCTGCGTCGGGTGTTGCGCGACGGCGAAGCGCAAAATCGCCGGCAACATGAAGGACACATCAGTGGCGGATAG
- a CDS encoding TRAP transporter substrate-binding protein — translation MASLSLAADIPPAHPRVVHFRHLARRLTEAGIACELLLDGDRFAGERSMAALQRGEVDGVWVNASHLEMLAAPLSVLHQPFGPGDAQWQVPGRAQALVEWVDGHTACAGLRTLAVMRGADQLFASARATLADLAQLQDQRVRVAGSGTYQALMRQLGAEPVVMPIPDIPRAFTEARLDQVFTSPGGWQTQLGDQARFATRVPGLMFITYFLVCRADGLAALPAPVRAGLEREARQAVTEAWGQMRDDDARALATAQEHGAEVRTIDDTGPWRERTHALREALKARHPQAHAQLEAIAHGGPAA, via the coding sequence ATGGCGTCCCTTTCCCTGGCGGCGGACATACCGCCTGCGCATCCCCGGGTGGTTCACTTTCGCCATCTGGCGCGCCGCTTGACCGAGGCGGGCATCGCCTGCGAGTTGCTGCTGGACGGCGATCGTTTTGCGGGCGAGCGCAGCATGGCCGCACTGCAACGTGGCGAGGTCGACGGCGTGTGGGTCAATGCCTCTCACCTGGAGATGCTGGCGGCGCCGCTGTCGGTGTTGCACCAGCCTTTCGGGCCCGGTGACGCCCAGTGGCAAGTTCCAGGGCGGGCGCAGGCCTTGGTGGAATGGGTCGACGGCCATACGGCGTGCGCAGGTCTTCGAACCCTGGCCGTGATGCGCGGCGCCGACCAGCTTTTCGCCTCGGCCCGGGCAACACTGGCCGATCTGGCGCAGTTGCAGGATCAGCGCGTGCGGGTCGCCGGGTCGGGCACGTACCAGGCCCTGATGCGGCAACTGGGGGCCGAGCCCGTCGTGATGCCGATTCCGGACATCCCCAGGGCTTTCACCGAAGCCCGGCTCGATCAGGTGTTCACCTCGCCCGGCGGCTGGCAGACGCAATTGGGCGATCAGGCGCGCTTTGCCACCCGGGTGCCCGGTTTGATGTTCATCACCTACTTTCTGGTGTGCCGTGCCGATGGGCTGGCGGCGCTGCCCGCGCCAGTGCGCGCGGGTCTGGAACGCGAAGCGCGTCAGGCGGTCACCGAAGCCTGGGGGCAGATGCGGGACGACGACGCACGTGCTCTGGCCACAGCCCAGGAGCACGGTGCCGAGGTGCGCACGATCGACGACACAGGGCCCTGGCGCGAACGCACGCACGCGTTGCGGGAGGCGCTGAAGGCGCGCCATCCGCAAGCGCATGCGCAGTTGGAGGCCATCGCCCATGGAGGACCTGCGGCATGA
- a CDS encoding diacylglycerol/lipid kinase family protein — MHTNTTTSLAYDATAPLHFIVNDASGNQELDGLADSIACALRAAGRHGEVHVCPPAQLARMSAERAQQARATRSAIVAVGGDGTLNTVAQAAHAAGCAMGVVPRGTFNYFARTHGIASELPQALAQLLAAQPAPVQIAAVNQQVFLVNASVGLYPDLLEDREAWKARFGRSRPVALWAAAATLLRAQRRLRLEIALDGQVRRVRTLTLFVGNNRLQLEQLGAQVNPLTGAENGHITAVMLKPIGILGMLRLMARGAMGSLGDDDSVERFEFQDMAIKPARLLRKRTMKVAFDGEVTRMAPPLNFRVLPQPLFLLKPAAGNTAAAA; from the coding sequence ATGCACACGAACACGACCACGTCGCTGGCGTACGACGCCACCGCCCCCCTGCACTTCATCGTCAACGACGCCTCGGGTAACCAGGAACTGGACGGCCTGGCCGACAGCATCGCCTGCGCCCTGCGCGCGGCGGGCCGCCATGGCGAGGTGCACGTCTGCCCTCCAGCGCAGTTGGCGCGCATGAGTGCCGAGCGCGCGCAGCAAGCCAGGGCCACGCGCTCGGCCATCGTGGCCGTGGGTGGCGACGGCACCCTCAACACCGTCGCACAAGCGGCCCACGCCGCGGGCTGCGCCATGGGCGTGGTCCCGCGCGGCACCTTCAACTACTTCGCCCGCACGCACGGCATCGCCAGCGAACTGCCACAAGCCCTGGCCCAGTTGCTGGCGGCGCAACCCGCGCCGGTGCAGATCGCGGCCGTCAACCAGCAGGTGTTCCTTGTGAATGCCAGCGTGGGCCTGTACCCCGACCTGCTAGAAGACCGCGAAGCCTGGAAAGCACGCTTTGGGCGCAGCCGCCCCGTGGCGCTGTGGGCCGCGGCCGCCACCTTGCTGCGCGCGCAGCGCCGCCTGCGCTTGGAGATCGCGCTGGACGGACAGGTGCGCCGCGTGCGCACCCTCACGCTGTTCGTGGGCAACAACCGGCTGCAACTCGAGCAGCTGGGCGCACAGGTGAATCCGCTCACTGGTGCTGAGAACGGCCACATCACCGCGGTGATGCTCAAGCCCATCGGCATCCTTGGAATGCTGCGCCTGATGGCGCGCGGCGCCATGGGCTCGCTCGGCGATGACGACAGCGTCGAGCGGTTCGAATTCCAGGACATGGCGATCAAGCCCGCCCGCCTGCTGCGCAAACGGACCATGAAGGTGGCGTTCGACGGCGAGGTCACGCGCATGGCACCACCGCTGAATTTCCGTGTGCTGCCACAGCCTCTTTTTCTGCTCAAACCCGCGGCCGGCAACACCGCAGCGGCGGCATGA
- a CDS encoding glycine zipper 2TM domain-containing protein produces the protein MKTPNTPFIVRHRTALLTALASAALLGCGTPESQRYPPPPSSTVYQSPPVYQTAPPAPRDYRRRDNEPLYEVPVTSSRAMYGATGQRCWMEREEVERRRSVPGAIVGGVIGGILGHQIGGGTGRDIATVGGAVAGAAVGSNVGRNNQPQTREVQRCTTVSDNTMPEYWDVTYTFRGVQHAVQMTSPPGRTILVNGNGEPRI, from the coding sequence ATGAAAACCCCTAACACCCCCTTCATCGTCCGGCACCGCACCGCGCTGCTGACGGCCCTCGCCTCCGCGGCTCTCCTCGGTTGCGGCACCCCAGAGTCGCAGCGCTACCCGCCCCCACCCTCATCGACCGTCTACCAGTCCCCCCCGGTCTACCAGACGGCGCCCCCAGCCCCGCGCGACTACCGCCGCCGCGACAACGAGCCCCTGTACGAAGTGCCGGTCACCTCGTCACGCGCCATGTATGGAGCGACGGGGCAGCGCTGCTGGATGGAACGCGAAGAAGTGGAGCGCCGCCGCAGCGTGCCGGGCGCCATCGTCGGCGGCGTGATCGGCGGCATCCTGGGCCACCAGATCGGTGGAGGGACCGGCCGTGACATCGCCACCGTGGGCGGTGCCGTCGCGGGTGCTGCGGTCGGCTCCAACGTCGGCCGCAACAACCAGCCGCAGACGCGGGAGGTGCAGCGCTGCACCACCGTCAGCGACAACACCATGCCCGAGTACTGGGACGTCACCTACACCTTCAGAGGCGTTCAGCACGCGGTGCAGATGACATCACCACCGGGGCGCACCATCCTGGTCAACGGCAACGGCGAGCCGCGCATCTGA
- a CDS encoding CaiB/BaiF CoA transferase family protein has translation MTAPERRGAPAAAKTHALQGLRVLDLTRLLPGATCTMLLGDLGADVLKIEQPGVGDYNRSFEPIARQESGSFLLLNRNKRSMTLNLKSPAGRDVFLRLVREADVVVEGFRPGVMDRLGLDYDTLREANPALVVCAISGFGQTGPLREASGHDLNYMALAGALQLFGTPETGPIVPGLSIADVGGGSLMAVYGILAALLARQRTGEGQYIDVSMFDGLVTWLAYHGADTLFAGVEPRGGERAFIGSAPCYNVYRCGDGRHLSLGIIEAHFWERLCDLVEQPAWKANQWPQGAAAAVQFRELSALFATQPLAHWVERLLAADIPAAPVNGIAEAFDHPQSRARDLLYACEHPVEGRIPQLGFPVKFSGTPAEHRMPPPLLGQHTHDVLSSLGYGAEAIATLERDGAV, from the coding sequence ATGACGGCTCCCGAACGCCGGGGTGCGCCTGCCGCTGCCAAGACCCATGCGCTGCAGGGCCTTCGCGTGCTCGATCTCACGCGCTTGTTGCCGGGTGCGACTTGCACCATGCTCCTGGGCGACCTGGGGGCCGACGTACTCAAGATCGAGCAGCCGGGCGTGGGCGATTACAACCGCAGCTTCGAACCCATCGCACGCCAGGAATCGGGCTCTTTCCTGCTGTTGAACCGCAACAAGCGCAGCATGACGCTCAACCTCAAATCGCCTGCGGGTCGCGACGTGTTCCTGCGCCTGGTGCGCGAGGCCGACGTGGTGGTGGAGGGGTTTCGCCCTGGCGTCATGGACCGTCTGGGTCTGGACTACGACACGCTGCGCGAGGCCAATCCCGCGCTGGTGGTGTGCGCCATCTCGGGCTTCGGGCAGACCGGGCCGCTGCGCGAGGCTTCGGGGCATGACCTGAACTACATGGCCTTGGCCGGCGCGCTGCAACTCTTTGGCACGCCCGAGACCGGACCGATCGTGCCGGGGCTGTCCATCGCCGATGTCGGTGGGGGATCGCTGATGGCGGTCTACGGCATCCTCGCGGCGCTGCTGGCACGCCAGCGCACCGGTGAAGGCCAGTACATCGATGTGTCGATGTTCGATGGCCTGGTCACCTGGCTGGCCTATCACGGCGCGGACACGCTGTTCGCGGGTGTCGAGCCGCGTGGCGGCGAACGCGCCTTCATCGGTTCGGCGCCCTGCTACAACGTCTACCGCTGTGGCGACGGACGCCATCTCTCGCTGGGCATCATCGAGGCGCACTTCTGGGAACGTCTGTGCGACCTGGTGGAGCAGCCCGCGTGGAAGGCCAACCAATGGCCGCAGGGCGCGGCGGCCGCTGTCCAGTTCCGCGAGCTGTCGGCGCTGTTCGCCACGCAGCCCTTGGCCCATTGGGTCGAGCGTCTGCTGGCCGCCGACATTCCCGCCGCGCCCGTCAACGGCATCGCCGAAGCCTTCGACCATCCCCAATCGCGCGCGCGCGACTTGTTGTACGCGTGTGAACACCCAGTGGAAGGCCGCATTCCGCAGCTGGGCTTCCCCGTGAAATTTTCGGGCACACCGGCCGAACACCGCATGCCGCCGCCGCTTCTGGGTCAGCACACCCACGACGTGTTGTCTTCGCTGGGCTATGGCGCCGAAGCGATCGCCACGCTGGAGCGCGACGGCGCCGTCTGA
- a CDS encoding metallophosphoesterase family protein, translating to MNCILHLSDPHFGTEVTEVAQAVTRLAHQLRPDLVVLSGDITQRARTAQFAAARAFMDGLEAPRLVVPGNHDIALFNLWGRWRRPYAGHRAAFGDELEPVFRSPALLVLGVNTTRAHRHKNGEVSTDQIHRVAQQLHTATPQQLRVVVVHQPIEVMHEQDAPDRLIGHAQAQARWAEAGADMVLGGHIHLPYVMPLPGLARPMWVVQAGTAVSRRVRPEAPNSVNLVRWHAADGTCVVEQWDYDATRHLFEPVRVTNITPQRPR from the coding sequence GTGAACTGCATCCTGCACCTGTCGGATCCGCACTTCGGTACCGAAGTGACGGAAGTGGCACAGGCCGTCACGCGCCTGGCCCACCAGTTGCGGCCCGATCTGGTCGTGCTCTCCGGCGACATCACCCAACGTGCACGCACGGCGCAGTTTGCCGCCGCGCGCGCCTTCATGGACGGCCTTGAAGCGCCGCGACTGGTGGTACCGGGCAACCACGACATTGCGCTGTTCAACCTGTGGGGCCGGTGGAGGCGGCCCTACGCGGGTCACCGCGCTGCGTTCGGCGACGAGCTCGAGCCGGTGTTCCGCAGCCCCGCGCTGCTGGTGTTGGGCGTGAACACCACACGCGCGCACCGGCACAAGAACGGCGAGGTTTCCACCGATCAGATTCACCGTGTGGCCCAGCAACTCCACACCGCCACACCGCAACAGCTGCGCGTGGTGGTGGTGCACCAGCCGATCGAGGTGATGCACGAACAGGACGCGCCCGACCGGTTGATCGGACACGCGCAAGCCCAGGCCCGATGGGCCGAGGCAGGCGCCGACATGGTGTTGGGCGGGCACATCCACCTCCCCTACGTCATGCCCTTGCCCGGGCTGGCACGCCCAATGTGGGTCGTTCAGGCAGGCACCGCGGTTTCCAGGCGTGTGCGCCCCGAGGCGCCGAACTCGGTCAACCTGGTGCGCTGGCACGCCGCCGACGGCACCTGCGTGGTGGAGCAGTGGGACTACGACGCCACTCGGCACCTGTTCGAGCCGGTGCGCGTCACGAATATCACGCCGCAGCGACCTCGCTAA
- a CDS encoding SlyX family protein: protein MTPMPHTHGEDTEQRLVDLEIKASYAEDLLDSLNQLVARQQEQIDLLLREVRHLRQRGEPEAAPGVARDPRDELPPHY, encoded by the coding sequence ATGACACCGATGCCCCACACCCACGGCGAGGACACCGAGCAGCGCCTCGTGGACCTCGAAATCAAGGCCAGCTACGCCGAAGACCTTCTGGACAGTCTGAACCAGCTGGTGGCGCGCCAGCAGGAACAGATCGACCTGCTCCTGCGCGAGGTGCGCCACCTGCGTCAGCGCGGCGAACCCGAAGCCGCGCCCGGCGTGGCTCGCGACCCACGCGACGAGCTGCCGCCGCACTATTGA
- a CDS encoding Bug family tripartite tricarboxylate transporter substrate binding protein — protein sequence MRILALGKWVVSLAAALVGLQGHANEAAWPTKPVRLVVPYSAGSTADMVGRILVDRLGARFKQPFVIDNRPGGGGEVGTQHVARSAPDGYTLLLTTGGPLVISPSLKKDLGYDLVKDFTPIADLAWIPVILVSHPSFPARTLPELIAELRKRPGHYAYASSGVGSYAHIAMEMFKQALGVSVNHVPYRGPSQAESDLVGGQVSLMLTGISTASVFLQNNRLRAYGVSSRERSRFVPDVPTLMEQGVKELVDYEVTSRTVLLAPAGTPKNIVADINAEINRALASPEFQEQLHTKNLLSHASTQPAKVSETLVNERTTWAKVIKAAGIQME from the coding sequence ATGCGCATCCTGGCGTTGGGCAAGTGGGTGGTATCGCTGGCCGCCGCGTTGGTCGGACTTCAAGGCCACGCAAACGAGGCCGCGTGGCCGACCAAACCGGTGCGTCTGGTCGTGCCCTACAGCGCAGGCAGCACGGCCGACATGGTCGGCCGCATCCTCGTCGACCGGCTCGGCGCGCGGTTCAAGCAGCCGTTCGTGATCGACAACCGGCCGGGCGGTGGTGGCGAGGTTGGCACGCAGCACGTGGCGCGTTCCGCGCCCGATGGGTACACCTTGCTGCTCACGACGGGCGGGCCGCTGGTCATCAGTCCTTCGCTCAAGAAGGACCTGGGCTACGACCTCGTCAAGGACTTCACCCCGATCGCCGATCTGGCCTGGATCCCGGTCATCCTGGTGAGCCACCCGTCGTTTCCCGCCCGCACGCTGCCGGAATTGATTGCGGAGTTGCGCAAGCGTCCAGGTCATTACGCCTATGCGTCCAGCGGCGTGGGCAGCTATGCGCACATCGCCATGGAGATGTTCAAGCAGGCCTTGGGGGTGTCGGTGAACCATGTGCCCTATCGAGGGCCGAGCCAGGCGGAAAGCGATCTGGTGGGCGGTCAGGTGTCGTTGATGCTGACCGGTATCTCCACCGCCAGCGTCTTTCTGCAGAACAACCGGCTGCGCGCCTATGGGGTGAGCTCTCGCGAACGTTCACGCTTCGTGCCCGACGTCCCCACACTCATGGAGCAAGGCGTAAAGGAACTGGTGGACTACGAGGTGACGTCGCGCACCGTGCTGCTGGCGCCGGCCGGTACGCCGAAGAACATCGTGGCCGACATCAATGCGGAGATCAACCGCGCGCTGGCCTCGCCGGAGTTCCAGGAACAACTGCACACGAAGAATTTGCTGTCGCATGCGTCCACACAACCCGCCAAGGTGAGCGAGACGCTGGTGAACGAGCGCACGACCTGGGCCAAGGTCATCAAGGCGGCGGGCATTCAGATGGAGTGA